From a region of the Dunckerocampus dactyliophorus isolate RoL2022-P2 chromosome 20, RoL_Ddac_1.1, whole genome shotgun sequence genome:
- the LOC129173628 gene encoding CMP-N-acetylneuraminate-beta-galactosamide-alpha-2,3-sialyltransferase 1-like — protein sequence MNPRPLLGPDPPVENPDVGEHVAVAAPWLLQVALTQSFVHSVQTDLLLSDQQLQFERRSFTSYQRAVDGLLKTFPSISKVAEVSLVDRRRTCAVVGNSVNLKGSRYGHLIDAHDVVLRMNYAPTKGYEEDVGTKTSHRLMYPESALDLNDSTHLVLLPFKILDLEWLQQAFTTGFNGTSYKPVRATIRANKSLVMVVNPGFIAYVNRAWLGMRRGYPSTGFLAVILALHMCDEVHVFGYGADRNGNWSHYWGKVGENPNFKTGLHHGKHEYHMLRTMAVHQQLKFFRGCFQKA from the exons ATGAATCCGCgaccacttttgggtcccgacccaccagttgagaaccctgATGTCGGCGAACACGTGGCTGTTGCTGCTCCATGGCTGCTCCAA GTTGCCCTAACACAATCATTTGTTCACTCAGTACAGACGGACTTACTTCTCTCTGACCAg CAATTGCAGTTTGAAAGGCGCAGCTTCACTTCCTACCAAAGAGCAGTGGACGGCTTGTTGAAGACGTTTCCATCCATCTCAAAGGTTGCAGAGGTCAGCCTGGTTGACCGCCGCAGGACTTGCGCGGTGGTGGGCAATTCCGTTAATTTGAAGGGCTCTCGATACGGACATCTGATAGATGCTCATGATGTGGTTCTAAG AATGAACTACGCTCCTACCAAAGGATACGAAGAAGACGTGGGGACTAAAACGAGCCATCGCCTCATGTATCCAGAGAGCGCCCTAGACTTGAACGACTCCACTCATCTTGTGCTGTTACCTTTCAAGATCCTGGACTTGGAGTGGCTCCAGCAAGCCTTCACCACGGGATTTAATGGAAC GTCATACAAACCAGTGAGAGCCACCATACGAGCAAACAAGAGTCTG GTGATGGTGGTCAATCCGGGCTTCATTGCCTACGTTAACCGAGCGTGGCTGGGAATGAGGCGCGGGTATCCCTCCACTGGCTTTTTGGCCGTGATTCTGGCCCTGCACATGTGTGACGAG GTCCATGTGTTTGGCTACGGAGCAGACAGAAACGGGAACTGGAGTCATTACTGGGGAAAAGTGGGGGAAAATCCAAACTTTAAAACTGGATTACACCATGGAAAACACGAGTACCACATGCTACGAACGATGGCTGTGCATCAACAATTAAAGTTTTTTAGAGGGTGTTTTCAAAAAGCGTAG